One window of the Dreissena polymorpha isolate Duluth1 chromosome 5, UMN_Dpol_1.0, whole genome shotgun sequence genome contains the following:
- the LOC127831471 gene encoding uncharacterized protein LOC127831471 produces MPPGEPCRESLDVGHGKTVKLPPATTTVPLWTTKPPGEPCRESLDVGHGKTVKLPPATTTVPLWTTKPPGEPCRESLDVGHGKTVKLPPATTTVTLPTTKPPGEPCKGSLVVKQPSAFTELMRPTVTEFPFIESWRACVPEVDQQWISKALFTYSSNGHPELDERKLDGFWYDPPKSQTIPNQKPRLDRYFGHRLFLWLPLRLCRMALTCFFCKVTHLTKQGLYRLTRIVLDIDAFYILATESLHCVKCKKNQIGWSEAILDQLDPATRSTFPVQMMYHSACDTRVIYLLRQRGLGNSPTQLQKQITELHNLRWTKQQLQYMNDCSLYLKSMTAKLISKTVFEELPKQSQLPTYQWFLRVYHQEVLSRAEEVKAALTTIFGRILKMDSTKKVTKKLAGEAARTAAWSTNVGNEHGQVLMSVMTSIEGCGLDDMVKGLVKRYSEADVLPPILLYTDCDCCGKSALMDIFRTAWPDLVVRLDVWHFIRRLAVGVTTDTHRLYATFMGQLSAAIFCWDKSDLNLLKEAKRQQLIQANITDPSDSDVSVRLDRKELSLHCRRMTRSTEVIRERIQAVLELFGGDSGRDTMGVPLFHERIWELWKQQQKHVECIQDPKGVQLYTQTGTLKKGGVVLPVYRCARGSTSLESFHLHLQRFIPGTSASASNFQTYLLEGLMRWNADRQIAATSTEKETVLYDSRLKTAANRLSQELFNKDIFPTFQPPNKYTDNLNFYLLFYSHISLTFILY; encoded by the exons ATGCCCCCTGGAGAGCCCTGTAGAGAGTCGCTAGATGTGGGCCATGGCAAGACAGTTAAGCTGCCACCAGCTACCACAACTGTCCCTTTGTGGACAACCAAGCCCCCTGGAGAGCCCTGTAGAGAGTCGCTAGATGTGGGTCATGGCAAGACAGTTAAGCTGCCACCAGCTACCACAACTGTCCCTTTGTGGACAACCAAGCCCCCTGGAGAGCCCTGTAGAGAGTCGCTAGATGTGGGTCATGGCAAGACAGTTAAGCTGCCACCAGCTACCACAACTGTCACTTTGCCGACAACCAAGCCCCCTGGAGAGCCCTGTAAAGGGTCGTTAGTTGTGAAGCAACCTTCTGCCTTCACAGAATTGATGAGGCCCACAGTAAcag AATTTCCCTTCATCGAGAGCTGGCGCGCCTGTGTGCCAGAGGTGGACCAACAGTGGATCTCTAAAGCCCTGTTCACTTACAGCAGTAATGGCCACCCTGAGCTGGATGAAAGAAAGCTGGATGGTTTTTGGTATGACCCTCCTAAGTCCCAGACAATACCAAACCAGAAGCCAAGACTTGACAG ATATTTTGGACATCGCCTATTCCTGTGGCTTCCACTGCGGCTATGCAGGATGGCGCTGACCTGTTTCTTCTGCAAGGTTACTCATCTGACCAAGCAGGGCCTGTACCGGCTGACCAGGATAGTGCTAGACATAGATGCATTCTACATTCTAGCCACTGAGAGTTTGCACTGTGTCAAGTGCAAGAAAAATCAGATAGGCTGGAGTGAAGCCATCTTGGATCAGCTGGATCCGGCTACCAGGTCCACGTTTCCGGTACAGATGATGTACCATAGCGCATGTGACACTCGTGTCATATACTTGTTGCGTCAGCGAGGCTTAG GTAACAGCCCTACTCAGCTACAGAAGCAGATCACTGAGCTTCACAATTTGAGGTGGACGAAGCAACAACTGCAGTACATGAACGACTGTTCTTTGTACCTCAAGTCTATGACAGCAAAGTTGATTTCCAAAACCGTCTTCGAGGAGCTGCCCAAACAATCTCAGTTGCCAACATACCAATGGTTCCTGCGTGTTTACCATCAGGAGGTTTTGTCTCGAGCAGAAGAGGTCAAGGCGGCTTTGACAACCATCTTTGGTCGAATTTTAAAGATGGACTCTACTAAGAAG gTGACCAAGAAGCTGGCAGGTGAAGCTGCTCGGACGGCAGCATGGTCGACTAACGTTGGCAATGAACATGGCCAGGTGCTAATGAGCGTTATGACATCAATTGAAGGGTGTGGGTTAGACGACATGGTGAAAGGTCTCGTAAAACGCTATTCCGAGGCTGATGTCCTACCACCAATCCTGCTGTACACAGACTGCGACTGTTGCGGGAAGTCAGCACTGATGGAcattttcaggacagcttggccTGACCTTGTGGTGCGATTAGACGTGTGGCACTTCATACGGCGTCTTGCTGTTGGGGTCACAACGGACACCCACAGACTGTACGCGACATTTATGGGTCAGCTTTCAGCAGCCATCTTTTGTTGGGACAAGTCTGACCTGAATCTTCTCAAAGAAGCTAAAAGGCAGCAGCTTATACAAGCCAACATCACGGACCCGTCTGACTCAGATGTCTCTGTCCGTTTAGACCGTAAGGAGTTGTCCCTGCACTGTCGTCGGATGACTCGAAGCACAGAGGTCATCAGGGAGCGTATCCAGGCTGTCTTGGAGTTGTTCGGTGGTGACTCAGGAAGGGATACCATGGGTGTACCACTGTTTCATGAGCGTATCTGGGAGCTCTGgaaacagcagcagaagcatgtAGAGTGCATCCAGGACCCTAAAGGTGTACAGCTCTACACTCAGACGGGCACGCTGAAGAAGGGTGGCGTGGTGTTGCCTGTGTATCGCTGTGCACGAGGATCTACCTCCTTGGAGTCCTTCCATCTCCACCTACAGCGATTCATTCCTG GAACCAGTGCAAGCGCCAGCAACTTCCAGACTTACCTGCTGGAGGGCCTGATGCGCTGGAACGCAGACCGGCAGATTGCTGCGACCAGCACTGAGAAGGAGACTGTATTGTATGACTCCAGATTGAAGACAGCAGCCAACAGACTGAGTCAGGAGCTTTTCAACAAGGATATCTTCCCGACATTCCAGCCACCAAACAAATACACTGATAATTTAAATTTCTATTTGCTATTTTATTCACACATTTCTCTGACATTTATTCTATATTAA
- the LOC127831472 gene encoding uncharacterized protein LOC127831472, whose protein sequence is MNLYHIALKFLHFCFTGELIGIEYLYNQTGKPLGAKNPVNEVEPDDSLLDEGFEDSAAMDDNDPTIHIVDSFLPALSRERAQQIMQQNRPSQSEMSAKDVYGQQMYNVPTKLKAKPTTTSASLETTTAASMTRATAASVTTAAASTSSLSAVTTATSASAIAGSSQRVEDKAEDSIGPDRVAGYGHVMDLAEYLFHLKDKESKAITNAEADHIVKLWCKMSPYDQSPSKYKDRHQTQLIKGRFKAPKTTRIQLVPGVQSVRRCALAPHLGPATWPDCNKYQEALLVKLCAAFPGSTTKDGVQQARWRTVLEKYNLIREMVFNSKRVIQNTRIQLSDINQRTLTAWFSACGKRRERTLLEQGLALQSVPLVAPESLPAPLKRPVSLEMGTTEPHKFPIQITTKGSLIHQVRRRILPPDEVKHEVPVPIAPAPLVRFVTAPAPDLALTSTISAPAESYLPYSTKHYRKRKLEAEQAGEFRRQYHKKLPYRSCNKCFDDRNTGGHKQYYGNWWCPFKSSESYEEWIDALKLKGYGKKKPNEKS, encoded by the exons ATGAACCTATATCATATAGCGCTTAAGttcttacatttttgttttacaggAGAGCTGATAGGTATCGAATACCTATACAACCAAACGGGTAAGCCTCTAGGTGCTAAAAACCCTGTAAATGAGGTGGAGCCTGATGACAGCCTTCTGGATGAGGGCTTTGAGGACTCCGCGGCCATGGATGATAATGATCCAACCATCCACATAGTGGATTCCTTTCTGCCTGCTTTGAGTCGTGAGAGGGCTCAGCAGATCATGCAGCAGAACAGGCCGTCTCAATCAG AGATGTCAGCGAAGGATGTGTATGGCCAGCAGATGTACAACGTTCCCACTAAGCTCAAAGCCAAACCTACCACCACGAGTGCCTCTTTAGAAACAACAACAGCAGCTTCTATGACAAGAGCAACAGCAGCTTCTGTTACAACAGCTGCAGCAAGTACTTCATCATTATCTGCCGTAACTACCGCTACATCAGCGTCGGCTATCGCTGGCAGTTCCCAACGTGTTGAGGATAAAGCTGAG GACTCTATTGGACCAGACAGAGTTGCAGGTTATGGTCATGTGATGGACCTGGCTgagtatttgtttcatttaaaagacAAGGAAAGTAAGGCCATCACCAACGCAGAAGCTGACCACATCGTGAAACTGTGGTGTAAAATGTCCCCTTACGACCAGTCGCCGTCAAAATATAAGGACCGACATCAGACCCAGCTGATCAAGGGACGCTTCAAGGCACCAAAGACAACCCGGATACAGCTGGTTCCTGGAGTCCAGAGTGTCAGAAG ATGTGCTTTGGCCCCACACCTTGGCCCAGCCACCTGGCCTGACTGTAACAAGTATCAGGAAGCCTTGCTGGTCAAGTTGTGCGCAGCCTTTCCGGGTTCCACCACCAAAGATGGCGTTCAACAGGCGCGGTGGCGGACAGTACTGGAGAAGTACAACCTAATAAGAGAGATGGTCTTCAACAGTAAGCGCGTGATACAGAATACACGCATTCAGCTGTCTGATATAAACCAGCGCACCTTGACTGCTTG gttcagtgcttGTGGAAAGCGCAGAGAAAGAACCTTGCTGGAACAGGGACTTGCCCTTCAGTCAGTTCCACTGGTAGCGCCTGAATCACTGCCAGCGCCCCTTAAAAGGCCAGTTTCCTTGGAAATGGGAACCACTGAACCACACAAGTTCCCCATCCAGATCACCACGAAAGGCTCCCTCATTCATCAAGTGCGCAGAAGAATTCTGCCACCAGATGAGGTAAAGCATGAAGTGCCGGTGCCCATAGCACCAGCCCCATTGGTGCGTTTTGTGACTGCTCCCGCCCCTGACCTGGCACTGACTTCGACGATTTCAGCCCCAGCCGAATCTTACCTGCCATACTCTACAAAGCATTACAGGAAGAGGAAGCTGGAGGCTGAGCAGGCAGGGGAGTTCCGGAGACAGTACCACAAGAAACTGCCCTACCGCAGCTGCAACAAATGTTTTGATGACAGGAATACGGGTGGGCACAAACAGTACTATGGAAATTGGTGGTGCCCCTTCAAGTCATCAGAGTCTTATGAAGAGTGGATAGATGCTCTTAAGTTGAAGGGCTATGGAAAGAAGAAACCAAATGAAAAAAGTTAA